The DNA sequence CTGATGAATTGTTACGAACAGCTGAGAACCTAAGAAAACTTGCAGAATATGCTCATAACTTAGACGTAAAATTAGTCATCGAACCGATGAGTAAATTTCGTAATCACTTGATTAATACGGCTGAACAGGCAATGCGATTGATCGATTTATCCAGCCATTCAAATATTCTGGTGAATTTAGATACCTACCACATGATTACCGAAGAACGTGATTATGGTAAGGCCATTGAATTGGTGTTGCCCGTTTTATGGGGGATTCATGCATGCGAAAACGACCGAGGTGTGCCTGGAGGTGGTCTTGTTCCATGGCATACTGTTTTTGACGCTCTTGCGAATACGGAGAATTGTGTAAGGTTGATGTTGGAAACATACAACACTGGTGACTCTGGCTTGGGTTATACTCATGGTATCTTTCAAAATCTCTGTCCTGATCCCGAAGAATTTGTAAGAAAAGGGTTGCTTTTTTTAAAAGGGTCAGAATATAAAGAAGGGAAGATAGCTTCCTCCGGATCACAATCTAAATCATTTGTTGGGTTTGGTTTTGGGGCTATCCAATCCGGATTGTTCTTGTATGAGGCAATGTGTAGTAACAATTTTAAAAGTTTTGTCATTGCTGAAATTGATCCTGCATTAGTGAATGCAGTTAGAAATTCAGGGGGATTTTGTCAAATTAACGTAGCTCATACGAATGGAATCTCAACTGAACGAATTGGGCCCATTCAGATATTTAATCCCAATGTAGCCGAAGACCGTCTTTTATTAATCAATGCAGTGGCTGAGGCGGATGAGCTGGCAACGGCTTTGCCTAGTGTTTCTTTTTTTGATAAAGGAGGAGAAGCATCAGTTGTTAATATATTGTCCGAAGGCTTTAAGAAAGCTGACACTGACTGCAGAAAAATAATCTATGTGGCAGAAAACCATAACCAAGCAGCAGAGATTCTGCAAGCCGCGGTAGTAAAGGCATTAGGCACAGAAGTATCCTCTAATATTCAATTCCTTAATACTGTTATAGGAAAGATGTCAGGGATTGTGACTGATGAAGAAGAACAAAAACGATTGGGAATCATAACCATGACGCCTGAAATTCCAAAAGCAATACTAGTTGAAGAATTTAACCGAATTCTGTTATCAAAAATTAATTTGCCTGGTTTTGAAAGAGGCATTAAAGTATTTGAAGAAAAGTCTGATTTATTGCCGTTTGAAGAGGCAAAGCTATATGGTCATAATGCCATTCATGCTTTGATCGGATATCTGGCTTATAAACGTGGCTATAAGTACATGGTTGAAGCAGGAAATGATATCGAACTAATGAAAATAGCCAAAGATGCATTTTTACTTGAGGCTGGTGCCGGTCTGATTTATAAATATAAAGGAGTTGATGAATTGTTTACAGTGGTAGGATTTATGAGGTATGCCGACAATTTATTAGTTCGAATGGTAAATCCTTTTTTGTTAGATGCAGTTTCTCGTGTTATTCGCGACTCAAAAAGAAAATTAGGATGGGATGATCGTTTGATTGGAGCTATGCGATTATCATTAGCCGCCGGTGTTCCACCCAAACGATTAGCGAAAAGTGTATCGATCGCGTTATTGTACAGCT is a window from the Aquipluma nitroreducens genome containing:
- a CDS encoding TIM barrel protein, whose amino-acid sequence is MEYKYGVHQFLWKAHWTDNDLPILDSASQMGCTLFELSLGDDVKFNRNRLRKHAESLGMELTVGPGNLWPENCNISDDDPKRREYGLTWHKKIIDQAAELGAVAYCGAIYGHPGHVCKRRPPADELLRTAENLRKLAEYAHNLDVKLVIEPMSKFRNHLINTAEQAMRLIDLSSHSNILVNLDTYHMITEERDYGKAIELVLPVLWGIHACENDRGVPGGGLVPWHTVFDALANTENCVRLMLETYNTGDSGLGYTHGIFQNLCPDPEEFVRKGLLFLKGSEYKEGKIASSGSQSKSFVGFGFGAIQSGLFLYEAMCSNNFKSFVIAEIDPALVNAVRNSGGFCQINVAHTNGISTERIGPIQIFNPNVAEDRLLLINAVAEADELATALPSVSFFDKGGEASVVNILSEGFKKADTDCRKIIYVAENHNQAAEILQAAVVKALGTEVSSNIQFLNTVIGKMSGIVTDEEEQKRLGIITMTPEIPKAILVEEFNRILLSKINLPGFERGIKVFEEKSDLLPFEEAKLYGHNAIHALIGYLAYKRGYKYMVEAGNDIELMKIAKDAFLLEAGAGLIYKYKGVDELFTVVGFMRYADNLLVRMVNPFLLDAVSRVIRDSKRKLGWDDRLIGAMRLSLAAGVPPKRLAKSVSIALLYSLRESWSISALDNNEASSVLNTLIQE